The following proteins come from a genomic window of Leptospira andrefontaineae:
- a CDS encoding TIGR04452 family lipoprotein, with amino-acid sequence MGKLVTMLTVLSIGLITNCLIWDAVGLTETYRGDEAKKKLIGAARVGDYLMADIAYQEDGYTGEELISRTLLDVIMASLINETVMSLNESRYYRKREVNECAKVLSYSGPIFDFDSFVIYSFNSTCSLRPDNEIIDSRPKKDSNGESKNDK; translated from the coding sequence ATGGGAAAGTTAGTCACCATGTTGACAGTATTGTCGATTGGTCTCATAACAAATTGCCTGATTTGGGACGCTGTCGGACTAACCGAAACTTATAGAGGAGACGAGGCTAAAAAGAAACTGATTGGTGCGGCCAGGGTAGGTGATTATCTTATGGCTGATATTGCATATCAAGAGGACGGATATACTGGTGAAGAGCTGATCTCTCGAACACTTCTGGATGTGATTATGGCATCTCTTATCAACGAAACAGTGATGAGTCTTAATGAATCTAGATATTATCGAAAGCGAGAGGTAAATGAGTGTGCAAAAGTACTAAGCTATTCAGGTCCGATATTTGATTTTGATTCTTTCGTGATATATTCATTTAATTCTACATGCAGCTTGCGTCCTGATAACGAAATTATAGATTCTCGTCCAAAAAAAGATTCGAATGGCGAATCTAAAAATGATAAATAA
- the ilvD gene encoding dihydroxy-acid dehydratase, with translation MPQLRSRTSTHGRNMAGARALWRATGMKEGDFGKPIVAIANSFTQFVPGHVHLKDLGQMVAREVEKAGAVAKEFNTIAVDDGIAMGHGGMLYSLPSRDLIADSVEYMVNAHTADALICISNCDKITPGMLMAALRLNIPTVFVSGGPMEAGKVNWNGDIRKLDLVDAMVEAANQNVSDELVEQIERSACPTCGSCSGMFTANSMNCLTEALGLSLPGNGSTLATHADRKQLFLTAGRLIVDLAKRYYEQDDESVLPRNIATYEAFQNAMALDVAMGGSTNTVLHILAAAHEAGINFKMHDIDLISRRVPCVCKVAPATQKYHMEDVHRAGGVIGILSELDRAGLIHRDVPTVHSPTLGKALEEWDIVRQNANSKAYALFSAAPGGIPTTEAFSQDKRWPELDLDRANGCIRDVEHAYSQDGGLAVLYGNIAPEGCIVKTAGVDESIWKFKGRARVMESQEEAVAKILGNEVVEGDVVVIRYEGPKGGPGMQEMLYPTSYLKSKGLGKACALLTDGRFSGGTSGLSIGHVSPEAAAGGIIGLVEEGDIIEIDIPDRSIHLRVSDADLSDRRDRMNDKGKEAWKPKSRKRTVSAALRAYAALTTSAHTGAVRDVSQVEHQ, from the coding sequence ATGCCTCAGTTAAGATCTCGTACTTCCACCCACGGACGCAATATGGCCGGAGCCAGAGCACTCTGGAGAGCCACCGGTATGAAAGAAGGTGATTTCGGAAAACCGATCGTCGCCATCGCAAACTCATTCACTCAATTCGTTCCAGGACATGTTCATTTAAAAGACCTAGGGCAAATGGTCGCAAGAGAAGTGGAGAAGGCAGGAGCCGTCGCAAAAGAATTCAATACGATCGCAGTAGATGACGGTATCGCCATGGGGCATGGCGGAATGTTATACTCTTTGCCAAGCCGTGACCTGATCGCTGACTCAGTTGAGTATATGGTCAACGCTCATACTGCGGATGCACTTATCTGTATTTCCAACTGTGATAAGATCACACCTGGTATGCTCATGGCAGCTTTACGTTTGAATATACCGACTGTTTTCGTATCCGGTGGACCGATGGAAGCTGGAAAAGTAAATTGGAATGGGGACATCAGAAAATTGGATTTGGTAGACGCGATGGTAGAAGCCGCCAATCAAAATGTTTCCGACGAACTCGTGGAGCAAATTGAACGTTCCGCTTGTCCTACCTGCGGATCTTGTTCCGGGATGTTCACTGCAAATTCAATGAACTGTCTTACGGAAGCATTAGGACTTTCTCTTCCTGGTAACGGCTCCACGTTAGCAACTCATGCAGACAGAAAACAACTCTTCTTAACCGCAGGAAGATTGATCGTAGATCTCGCAAAAAGATATTATGAACAAGACGATGAGTCTGTTCTTCCTAGAAATATCGCCACTTATGAAGCGTTTCAAAACGCGATGGCATTGGATGTTGCGATGGGAGGGTCAACAAATACTGTACTTCATATTCTCGCAGCAGCACACGAGGCCGGGATCAATTTCAAAATGCATGATATAGATCTGATCTCCAGAAGAGTTCCTTGTGTTTGTAAAGTTGCTCCTGCTACTCAAAAATATCATATGGAAGATGTTCACAGAGCTGGCGGAGTTATTGGAATTCTTTCGGAGTTAGATAGAGCAGGACTGATTCATAGAGACGTACCTACAGTTCATTCTCCTACATTAGGCAAAGCTTTAGAAGAATGGGATATCGTTCGTCAGAATGCAAACTCCAAAGCATATGCATTATTCTCCGCGGCACCTGGTGGAATTCCTACAACGGAAGCGTTCTCCCAAGATAAACGTTGGCCTGAACTAGATTTAGATAGAGCAAACGGATGTATCCGAGATGTAGAACATGCATACTCTCAAGACGGAGGGCTCGCAGTTCTTTATGGAAATATCGCACCTGAAGGTTGTATTGTAAAAACGGCAGGCGTAGATGAGTCCATCTGGAAATTCAAGGGAAGAGCCAGAGTGATGGAAAGCCAAGAAGAAGCCGTAGCCAAAATCCTAGGCAACGAAGTGGTAGAAGGTGACGTAGTCGTGATCCGTTACGAAGGTCCAAAAGGTGGACCTGGTATGCAGGAAATGTTATATCCTACTTCTTATCTCAAATCCAAAGGTTTAGGAAAAGCTTGCGCACTTCTGACTGATGGAAGATTCTCCGGAGGGACTTCCGGACTATCTATAGGACATGTTTCCCCAGAGGCAGCAGCCGGCGGAATTATCGGTCTTGTGGAAGAAGGTGATATCATTGAGATAGATATCCCAGACAGATCCATTCACTTAAGAGTGAGTGACGCAGATCTTTCTGATCGAAGAGATAGAATGAACGATAAAGGAAAAGAAGCTTGGAAACCTAAGTCCAGAAAAAGGACAGTTTCCGCAGCATTAAGAGCCTATGCAGCTCTGACTACTTCCGCACATACCGGAGCAGTCAGAGATGTGAGCCAGGTAGAACATCAATAA
- a CDS encoding ethanolamine ammonia-lyase subunit EutB: MAYKTVLGRKSYVFPDLKTLLAKASPLRSGDQLAGIAASTQEERIAAQMALADLHLSEFLNIELIPGEKDEVTRLIFDSHDRSAFSKISSLTVGEFRDFLLKENTDSERISEIRDGITPEMAAAVSKLMSNQDLILVSKKSPVVTKFRNTIGLPGRLSARLQPNHPTDDPKGIAASILDGLLLGSGDAVIGINPATDNVPTVIALLKMLDSIIQKYSIPTQSCILCHVTTSMKAMEEGAPLDLVFQSIGGSEALNKSFGVNLNILEESRQMALELNRGTVGNNVMYFETGQGSGLSAGAHFGVDQQTLEARAYAVAKKFDPLLVNTVVGFIGPEYLYNGKQILRAGLEDHFCGKLLGLPMGVDVCYTNHADADQDDMDTLLTLLGAAGCNYIMGVPGADDVMLSYQSTSFHDALYLRQIFGLRPAPEFESWLLEKGLFETTKQFLPKENQNRVLLEGILEDKAG; encoded by the coding sequence ATGGCTTATAAAACCGTTCTTGGTAGGAAGTCCTACGTATTTCCTGATCTAAAAACTTTGCTGGCTAAGGCAAGTCCGCTTCGTTCAGGAGACCAATTGGCCGGTATTGCTGCTTCTACTCAGGAAGAAAGAATCGCAGCCCAAATGGCTTTGGCGGATCTTCATTTATCAGAATTTTTGAATATAGAATTGATCCCTGGAGAAAAAGACGAGGTTACTCGTCTAATTTTTGATTCTCATGATCGATCTGCATTTTCTAAAATTTCTTCCCTAACAGTGGGAGAATTTCGTGACTTTCTTTTAAAGGAAAATACGGACTCCGAACGGATCTCAGAGATCCGAGATGGTATCACTCCCGAGATGGCTGCCGCCGTTTCTAAATTGATGTCTAACCAGGATTTGATCTTGGTTTCTAAAAAATCTCCAGTAGTTACCAAGTTCCGAAATACAATAGGACTTCCCGGAAGATTGTCCGCACGTTTACAACCGAATCATCCTACAGACGATCCAAAGGGAATTGCTGCGAGTATTTTGGACGGACTTTTATTAGGAAGTGGAGATGCGGTGATCGGCATCAACCCGGCCACGGATAACGTTCCTACGGTAATTGCACTTCTTAAGATGTTGGATTCTATTATCCAAAAATATTCTATCCCGACTCAGTCCTGCATACTCTGTCATGTAACAACTTCTATGAAAGCAATGGAAGAAGGTGCTCCTCTTGATTTAGTGTTTCAATCCATCGGTGGAAGCGAGGCTTTAAATAAAAGTTTCGGAGTAAACTTAAACATTTTAGAAGAATCCAGACAGATGGCTTTGGAATTAAACAGGGGAACCGTCGGAAACAATGTGATGTATTTCGAAACAGGACAAGGGAGTGGATTGTCTGCAGGTGCGCATTTTGGTGTCGACCAACAAACTCTAGAAGCAAGGGCTTATGCAGTAGCAAAAAAATTCGATCCGCTACTCGTGAACACTGTGGTTGGTTTTATAGGACCTGAATATCTATATAATGGAAAACAAATATTAAGAGCAGGACTGGAAGATCATTTTTGCGGAAAACTTTTAGGTCTCCCTATGGGTGTGGATGTATGTTATACAAATCATGCGGATGCGGACCAAGACGATATGGATACATTACTTACCTTGCTTGGGGCTGCAGGATGTAATTATATAATGGGAGTTCCTGGTGCGGATGATGTGATGTTGTCCTACCAAAGTACTTCCTTTCATGACGCTTTGTATCTGCGCCAAATTTTTGGACTAAGGCCCGCTCCTGAATTTGAAAGCTGGCTTTTAGAAAAAGGTTTATTCGAAACTACGAAACAATTTCTGCCGAAAGAAAATCAGAATAGAGTTCTGCTCGAAGGAATTTTAGAGGATAAGGCCGGATGA
- a CDS encoding acyl-CoA dehydrogenase family protein, giving the protein MATKAPTDSSAAKQALSKSSAIIEQVTKALAAKCSSNGKVSVSKMDQNQFVQYQIAWLTSEQKIAENFIDYAWNDSLGTGELEKLMAQVFAAEVVSHIRSEFSSRTSEYGISTQDLISKLFDESTNKFLEEASAIENYNHIADLIVSLGHFGAYGLSEDHEMFRQTFKQFAEEVVAPKAEHVHRHDDIVPEEIIQGLRDMGCFGLCIPETYGGLQPNDKADNISMLVVTEELSRGSLGIAGSLITRPEILSKALLKGGTDAQKEKWLPLIASGEKMGGIMVTEPNYGSDVAGVSVTAKKVDGGWSINGVKTWCTFAGYANLLLILVRTESDPELKHKGLSIVLAEKPSFTGHEFDYKQDGGGRISGKAIGTIGYRGMHSFEVSFEDYFVPEENLIGGEPARGKGFYFQMEGFSGGRIQTAARANGVMQAALEAGLRYAQERQVFQKPIFDYNLTKYKIARMAMIVQASRQFTNTVAKLLDNHQGQMEATLIKFYASKVAEWVTREAMQIHGGMGYAEEYAVSRYFVDARVFSIFEGAEEVMALRVIAKSLMDQYSA; this is encoded by the coding sequence ATGGCAACGAAAGCTCCGACGGACTCTTCGGCGGCAAAACAGGCTTTAAGCAAGTCTTCAGCAATAATCGAACAAGTAACCAAGGCCTTAGCGGCTAAATGTAGCTCCAATGGAAAAGTTTCCGTTTCCAAAATGGACCAAAACCAATTCGTACAATACCAAATCGCTTGGTTGACCTCCGAACAAAAGATCGCAGAAAATTTTATTGATTACGCTTGGAACGATTCTCTCGGAACAGGTGAGCTTGAAAAATTAATGGCTCAGGTTTTTGCAGCAGAAGTTGTTTCTCATATCCGCAGTGAGTTTAGTTCTAGAACTTCCGAATATGGTATTTCTACTCAGGACCTAATCTCTAAATTATTCGATGAGTCTACGAACAAATTCTTAGAAGAAGCCAGCGCGATCGAGAACTACAATCATATCGCTGATCTTATCGTTTCATTAGGACATTTCGGTGCTTATGGACTTAGCGAAGATCACGAAATGTTCCGCCAAACTTTCAAACAATTCGCGGAAGAAGTTGTAGCTCCTAAAGCAGAGCATGTTCACCGCCATGACGATATCGTTCCTGAAGAGATCATCCAAGGTTTAAGAGACATGGGATGTTTCGGTCTTTGTATTCCTGAAACTTACGGTGGACTACAACCAAACGATAAAGCGGATAATATTTCCATGCTTGTTGTAACCGAAGAACTTTCCAGAGGATCTTTAGGGATCGCAGGATCTCTAATCACTCGTCCTGAAATTCTTTCCAAAGCATTATTAAAAGGTGGAACGGACGCTCAGAAAGAGAAGTGGCTTCCACTTATCGCTTCCGGCGAGAAGATGGGTGGTATCATGGTAACCGAACCTAATTACGGTTCAGATGTTGCCGGAGTTTCCGTTACCGCTAAAAAAGTGGACGGAGGCTGGTCCATCAATGGTGTTAAAACCTGGTGTACTTTTGCAGGATATGCAAACCTTCTTCTAATCCTTGTAAGAACTGAATCCGATCCTGAGTTGAAACACAAAGGTCTTTCTATTGTTCTTGCAGAGAAGCCAAGTTTCACTGGTCATGAATTTGATTATAAACAAGACGGTGGCGGAAGAATTTCCGGTAAAGCAATCGGAACTATCGGCTATCGTGGTATGCACTCTTTCGAAGTTTCTTTCGAGGACTATTTTGTTCCTGAAGAAAATCTGATCGGTGGAGAACCTGCAAGAGGAAAAGGATTCTATTTCCAAATGGAAGGTTTCTCTGGTGGAAGGATCCAAACTGCAGCTCGTGCAAACGGTGTGATGCAAGCGGCTTTAGAGGCCGGTCTTCGTTACGCTCAAGAGAGACAAGTATTCCAAAAACCAATCTTCGATTATAACCTGACTAAGTATAAGATCGCTCGTATGGCGATGATCGTTCAGGCTTCTCGCCAGTTCACCAATACTGTAGCAAAACTTTTGGACAACCACCAAGGACAAATGGAAGCGACTTTGATCAAGTTCTACGCTTCTAAAGTTGCGGAATGGGTGACAAGAGAAGCAATGCAGATCCACGGTGGAATGGGATATGCGGAAGAATACGCAGTTTCTCGTTACTTCGTAGATGCTCGTGTGTTCTCCATCTTTGAAGGTGCGGAAGAAGTAATGGCTCTTAGGGTAATTGCAAAATCTCTAATGGACCAATACTCTGCTTAA
- the eutC gene encoding ethanolamine ammonia-lyase subunit EutC: protein MNPKEFWKSSTSARIGIGRSGGSIPTSELLKFRLDHARARDAVLVEPDFDTINLGLEKIFQPLGSEIVRVESLAKSREEYLLRPDLGRRISEPSRARLESKKGIYDLVLIGVDGLSAKAVDSNLIPFLQVLVPILSEQKYKIAPFVLGKLGRVAIGDEIGEILGARAAVLLIGERPGLTSADSLGMYLTFDPKLGKTDESRNCISNIRPDGLDFHKATLKTAYLLSESLKRGISGVDLKDEMTPDFLENSINRSNITNST, encoded by the coding sequence ATGAATCCTAAAGAATTTTGGAAAAGTTCAACTTCTGCAAGAATTGGTATTGGAAGATCCGGAGGTTCTATCCCTACCTCCGAGTTATTAAAATTTAGATTGGATCATGCAAGAGCAAGAGACGCGGTGTTAGTGGAACCTGATTTCGATACAATTAACTTAGGTCTCGAAAAAATTTTCCAACCGTTAGGAAGCGAAATCGTTAGAGTAGAAAGTTTAGCAAAAAGCAGAGAAGAATATTTACTTAGACCGGATTTGGGTCGTAGGATCTCTGAACCTTCTCGAGCAAGATTAGAATCTAAAAAGGGAATATATGACCTCGTATTGATAGGTGTAGATGGACTTTCTGCAAAGGCGGTCGATTCAAATTTGATACCATTCTTACAAGTGTTGGTTCCTATCTTATCCGAGCAAAAATATAAGATCGCACCGTTCGTTTTAGGAAAATTAGGAAGAGTCGCAATCGGAGATGAGATAGGAGAAATTCTGGGGGCCAGGGCGGCGGTATTGCTCATTGGAGAACGACCAGGGCTTACATCTGCGGATAGTTTAGGAATGTATCTTACATTTGATCCTAAGTTAGGCAAAACAGATGAAAGTCGGAATTGTATTTCGAACATACGCCCGGATGGCTTAGATTTCCATAAGGCAACCTTAAAAACCGCTTATTTACTTTCCGAGTCTCTCAAACGAGGTATATCTGGAGTGGATCTAAAAGATGAAATGACTCCGGACTTTTTAGAAAATTCGATAAATCGTTCGAATATTACAAATTCGACTTGA
- the eat gene encoding ethanolamine permease, whose product MESKEEFSRTLGPWLLWGLGVGYVISGMYFGWNLGLPVGGTLGLGIATLLIILLYVCFSFSYTELACMIPKAGGAFDYGREALGNAWAYIVGTAQLIEFLFAPPAIAAAIGAYFSLFLPGIDPIWIAIVAYLLFTSLNILGVKFAASFEFGITILAVFELLLFSGLTLPSFSWQKFSSNPLPNGWTGALSSLPFAVWFFLAIEGVANVAEETKDPQKNILIGFGSALATLVVLCGLVFFSSIGVGGWEMIVYPEPDAAASDYPLPLALRKLYGESGWAFHLLITIGLFGLIASFHGIILAGGRASFEFGRANFLPNFFGKIHPKFKTPVNALLANTAFGIAALCTGKTSELITLSAFGALLLYFCSMISFFVLRKKQPDRERPFMVPGGKLLPSIALILSAIVLAVSAWQHPILFGIFVLILGSGLVWARNSIFAK is encoded by the coding sequence ATGGAATCAAAAGAAGAATTTAGTCGAACTCTTGGTCCTTGGCTACTCTGGGGCTTAGGAGTCGGATACGTAATTTCGGGCATGTATTTTGGTTGGAACCTGGGTCTACCAGTAGGCGGGACTTTGGGGTTAGGAATTGCCACCTTACTGATCATTCTGCTATATGTTTGTTTTTCTTTCAGCTACACAGAACTCGCATGTATGATCCCCAAAGCAGGAGGAGCATTCGACTACGGTAGAGAAGCTCTCGGAAATGCCTGGGCCTATATCGTTGGCACCGCTCAGTTGATTGAATTTTTATTTGCACCTCCTGCGATTGCCGCTGCTATCGGGGCCTACTTTTCTTTATTTTTGCCAGGTATAGATCCGATCTGGATTGCAATTGTTGCATACTTGCTCTTTACGAGTTTGAATATACTTGGAGTGAAATTTGCAGCATCATTCGAGTTTGGAATTACTATATTAGCAGTTTTTGAATTACTTTTATTTTCGGGACTTACACTTCCAAGTTTTTCTTGGCAAAAGTTTTCCTCGAATCCATTGCCTAATGGTTGGACCGGAGCCTTATCTTCTTTACCGTTTGCAGTTTGGTTTTTTCTGGCGATTGAAGGAGTGGCAAATGTCGCAGAAGAAACAAAGGATCCTCAAAAAAATATCCTGATCGGATTCGGATCTGCGTTAGCGACATTAGTTGTACTTTGTGGATTGGTGTTTTTTTCTTCCATAGGAGTGGGAGGATGGGAGATGATCGTGTATCCGGAGCCTGATGCCGCTGCTTCCGATTATCCTTTGCCTCTTGCATTACGAAAATTATATGGAGAATCCGGTTGGGCTTTTCATCTTTTGATTACGATCGGGTTATTCGGTCTGATTGCTTCTTTTCACGGGATCATTTTGGCGGGGGGAAGAGCCAGTTTCGAGTTTGGAAGAGCGAACTTTCTTCCTAATTTTTTCGGTAAGATACATCCTAAATTTAAAACTCCAGTGAATGCTTTGCTTGCGAATACTGCATTCGGGATCGCAGCATTATGTACAGGCAAAACATCCGAGTTGATTACATTGTCTGCATTCGGAGCTTTGCTTTTATACTTTTGCTCCATGATCAGCTTCTTTGTGCTTCGAAAAAAACAACCCGACAGGGAAAGACCATTTATGGTCCCTGGAGGGAAACTTCTGCCTTCTATTGCGCTTATTCTCTCTGCAATCGTCTTAGCAGTATCTGCATGGCAACATCCGATCTTATTTGGGATCTTTGTTTTGATCTTAGGAAGCGGATTGGTATGGGCCAGGAATTCCATTTTTGCAAAATGA
- a CDS encoding TerB family tellurite resistance protein, producing the protein MERVSSLASKVLPGHEFYEKFQKSLDRETEIFQLKMNYAKVLVSLWSYSCHADGVFHRKEGNLVGQMVKAMFDKDCIFDHHQDQKAEIIEELSEVFESPLPVKMITDFAEGNPVLAVNFYEDAVCIVTTDGKFTDREKEFLEDLARELEISSMDKKNIDNKYTDGDED; encoded by the coding sequence ATGGAAAGGGTTTCATCCTTGGCTAGCAAAGTTCTACCAGGTCATGAGTTTTACGAAAAGTTTCAGAAAAGTCTGGATAGAGAAACGGAGATTTTTCAACTCAAGATGAATTACGCCAAGGTTCTAGTGAGCCTTTGGTCTTATTCTTGTCATGCAGACGGAGTCTTTCATAGAAAAGAAGGAAATCTTGTCGGACAAATGGTAAAAGCGATGTTCGATAAAGATTGTATCTTCGATCATCACCAAGATCAAAAAGCGGAGATCATTGAAGAGTTATCCGAAGTATTCGAATCTCCTCTTCCAGTAAAAATGATCACTGACTTTGCAGAAGGGAATCCTGTTTTAGCCGTAAACTTCTACGAAGACGCAGTATGTATCGTAACTACTGACGGCAAATTCACCGATCGAGAGAAAGAATTTTTGGAAGATCTAGCAAGGGAGCTAGAAATTTCTTCCATGGATAAGAAGAACATAGATAATAAATATACGGACGGCGACGAAGACTGA
- the metG gene encoding methionine--tRNA ligase, whose amino-acid sequence MSSESKRKILVTSALPYANGPIHLGHVLEAIQTDVYVRYQKSLGNECYFFCADDTHGTPIMLAARKEGISPEELIDRVRAEHYRDLSGFLVEYDNYYTTNSEENRILSEEIYLSLKGKGHIAEREIEQAYCDTDKMFLPDRFIKGTCPNCGTQDQYGDSCENCGATYSPKDLKDSHCSLCGTPPVSRNSKHIFFKLGDFESYLSNWVEKGSHVAEGVRKKLKEWFEAGLQDWDISRDGPYFGFKIPGETEKYFYVWLDAPIGYMASCLNYFKGDRKKFDSFWKDEKTEISHFIGKDILYFHTLFWPATLEGGGYRSPTQVHVHGFITVNGEKMSKSRGTFIKADGYLKHLDPEHLRFYLAGKLGPGMDDLDLSFDDYTAKVNSDFVGNFVNLVSRVATSILDKLDRTLGSLDSEGKKILDELRSSESKIREWYETRNYTRVMKECSRLGDIANKYVNDLAPWIQIKSDAEAARKTVTVALNAARILSIYLYPVLPKSGEKVYKILGLNKKPEFSDLASDLEKTKVSAYEMITKRVEEKSIQTMLEENTLETKSAQPATTSAAPKTEGVLEISIEDLSKVDLRVGKIIEAGPVEGADKLVQVKLDLGPLGTKNVFAGIKASYQPQDLLGLTIVAVANLKPRKMKFGVSEAMLLASGEGESLSLFVPHRGANPGDKLK is encoded by the coding sequence GTGAGTTCCGAATCAAAACGAAAGATCCTCGTTACTTCTGCTTTGCCTTATGCGAATGGTCCTATTCATTTAGGCCATGTTTTGGAAGCGATCCAGACTGATGTTTATGTTCGTTATCAAAAATCATTAGGCAATGAGTGTTATTTTTTCTGTGCGGACGATACACATGGCACGCCCATCATGCTTGCTGCAAGAAAAGAAGGGATCAGCCCGGAAGAATTGATCGACCGTGTTAGAGCGGAACATTACCGGGATCTTTCCGGCTTTTTAGTAGAATACGATAATTATTATACCACTAACTCCGAAGAAAATCGAATCCTTTCCGAAGAAATTTATCTTTCTCTAAAGGGAAAAGGACATATCGCGGAAAGAGAAATTGAACAGGCTTATTGTGATACCGATAAGATGTTCCTTCCGGATCGTTTTATTAAAGGGACTTGTCCTAACTGCGGGACCCAAGACCAGTATGGAGATAGTTGCGAGAATTGTGGAGCTACCTATTCTCCTAAAGATCTAAAAGATTCTCATTGTTCCTTATGCGGAACTCCGCCCGTTAGTCGAAATTCTAAACATATCTTTTTCAAATTGGGAGATTTTGAAAGTTATCTTTCCAATTGGGTGGAGAAGGGTTCCCATGTTGCGGAAGGTGTTCGCAAAAAACTGAAAGAATGGTTCGAAGCCGGGCTCCAAGATTGGGATATTTCTCGTGACGGTCCTTATTTCGGATTTAAGATCCCCGGCGAGACTGAAAAATATTTTTATGTTTGGCTGGATGCTCCTATCGGTTATATGGCTTCCTGCTTAAATTATTTCAAAGGGGATCGTAAAAAATTCGATTCTTTCTGGAAAGATGAGAAGACTGAGATCTCCCATTTTATCGGAAAAGATATATTATATTTTCATACTTTATTCTGGCCTGCTACCTTGGAAGGAGGAGGCTATCGTTCTCCTACTCAAGTCCATGTTCACGGTTTTATTACCGTCAATGGAGAGAAGATGTCTAAGTCTAGAGGAACCTTCATCAAGGCGGATGGTTATCTGAAACATTTGGATCCGGAACATCTTCGTTTTTATCTGGCCGGAAAACTCGGACCCGGAATGGACGATCTGGATCTTTCCTTCGATGATTACACTGCAAAAGTGAATTCGGACTTCGTAGGGAATTTTGTAAACCTGGTTTCCAGGGTTGCCACTTCTATATTAGATAAACTTGATAGGACTTTGGGAAGTCTGGACTCGGAAGGGAAAAAAATCCTGGATGAGCTCAGAAGTTCCGAATCTAAGATCAGAGAATGGTATGAAACCCGAAATTATACTAGGGTAATGAAAGAATGTTCCCGCTTGGGCGATATCGCGAATAAGTATGTGAACGATCTTGCTCCTTGGATCCAAATCAAATCGGATGCAGAGGCAGCTCGTAAAACTGTTACGGTTGCTTTAAACGCGGCCAGAATTCTTTCCATTTATTTATATCCTGTTCTTCCCAAATCAGGGGAGAAGGTGTATAAAATTTTAGGTTTAAACAAAAAGCCTGAGTTTAGCGATCTTGCTTCCGATCTGGAAAAAACAAAAGTATCCGCATATGAAATGATCACCAAACGTGTAGAGGAAAAATCGATTCAAACCATGTTAGAAGAAAACACTTTGGAAACTAAATCCGCTCAACCTGCAACTACCTCCGCTGCTCCTAAAACGGAAGGAGTTTTGGAAATTTCAATCGAGGATCTAAGCAAAGTAGATCTTAGAGTCGGTAAAATTATAGAAGCCGGTCCCGTAGAAGGAGCCGATAAATTGGTCCAAGTAAAATTGGATCTGGGTCCTCTTGGAACTAAGAATGTTTTTGCAGGTATCAAGGCTTCCTATCAACCTCAGGATCTTCTTGGATTGACGATTGTTGCGGTTGCCAATTTGAAACCAAGAAAGATGAAGTTTGGTGTTTCAGAAGCAATGCTTCTGGCTTCCGGAGAAGGCGAGAGCCTCAGCCTTTTTGTGCCTCATAGAGGCGCTAACCCTGGCGATAAATTGAAATAA